GTATTGTTCCTTAATCATTTGTTCCGCCGTTTGCTGAATGTCAGCTAAACTAGCGTCCTTGGGTAGTTTTACCACCGGCGAGAAGGTTTCAATCCCAAACACTTGTTGCAAGGCGTCCATGACCGGTTGAGCTGGTTGGTCGTTCAACACCACGTGTAGCCGATCTCGTTGGGCTTTCACCACAACCGCAGGAAACGGTTTTAACACGTTGCGAATGTTTTGGCCCAACTGGCGAATGAATTCCTTGCGGTTTTTTCCCTTTGTGGAAAGCTCCCCGTAGCGAACCATAATTTCACTGTATTCCATTCTGTCACTTCCCTTTTTCTTTAACTCAAGGTTTTAAATTGTTCGTATAACTTGGCAAAAACCCGCTTAAACTGTTCGACCTCTGCCATCGTATTTTGGTCACTCAGAGAAATGCGGACGGCTCCGCGGGCAATTTCTGGATCCACTCCCATTGCACTCAGTGTACTAGAAGTTAGGCCTTTTTTCGACGAACATGCACTGGTTGTTGACAAATAAATATCGTCCTCTTCAAACGCATGCACGATGGTTTCCCCTTTCACTCCTTCAATCGCAAAGCACAGGATATGAGGCGCAAAATGCGGTCCGGTGCCCGAAAAAATGTGGACCTTTGCAAACTGTTGCAGGTAATCCCGCAGGTTCAGACGTAATTCCTGTTCGGTTGCCACCGTTTGCTGTTCGTGTTGTTTTAGTAAGCGGACGGCCTTGGCCATCGCCGCAATCGCTGGTAGATTTTCAGTCCCGCTTCGTTGCCCGCGTTCCTGACCACCTCCGTCTAAAAGTGGCATCAATTTCTTACCGGTTCGTCCGTAAATAAAGCCTACGCCCCGTGGTGCATGAAATTTGTGCCCCGAAAAGGTTACAAAGTCAACCCGGTCGTTAAAAATCAAATCGTGCAATCCTTTGCCAATTCCCTGAACGGCGTCCACGTGAAAGTGAATCTTCGGATAATCCCGTAAAATCTCCGCCACTTCAGCCAATGGTTGCACGGCGCCCATCTCGTTATTTACCGCCATCACGGAAACTAAGGTCGTATCCGAGCGAATTGCTTGGCGTAAATCATCCGGACGAATCCGCCCTTCTTCATCCACCGGGAGATACGTTACCTCAAATCCGAGCTCTTCCATTCGTTGCATTGAGTGTTTAACGGCATCATGTTCAACCTGAGTGGTAATTAAGTGCCGCCCAAATTGACGCTTAGCTAGCGCGGTTCCTTTTACAACCCAGTTATCTCCTTCGGTTCCCCCGCTGGTAAAAAAGATTTCTGCCGGCTGCACGCCTAACTGACTGGCAATCTGGCGGCGCGACTGAATCAATAACTGGTCTGCTTTTTCACCAAAGTTATGCAAACTAGAGGGATTCCCCCAGTAATTTTCACTCACCTGGTTATAGGTTGCTAGCACATCCGGATTCACCTTAGTGGTCGCGCTGTTATCAAAATAAATCATGGTAATCACTCCTTTGAAAAAGGAAACCAGGCCGCAGCAAATCGACCTGGCTTTCTTCTATTTAATTATTCTGGGCTTTATTCTTGTAATAATTGTCTTCGATTCGGTTAAAGGCACCCGGTTCAACCTGATCCAAAGCGTTGGCAATCGTCGCAAGGCTATCCTCGTACCGATAGTCCTGTTCAAACTGCTGCTGAGCCTTATGAATGGCGGCTGCCATTGCCGGGTTCGTTGCTGCATAACGGTTCGCATACTGAATCACTTGTTCCGCTAATAACGACTGGTCAATCAAGTCACTGGTCTTATCCTGAAGTTGATCACGATCGTGCTTGATTTGTTCCAACTGCTTTTGGACGTCATCCATACTAATTTTAGCTTTGTTCATGGTGGCTTTCAAATGTTGCACTTCTTTAGAAACCATTTCAAAGTACTCGGCGTAGTCTGCAGAGACCCCAGGCAAGTTCAGGTTTTCAACCCGACGATGAATGGCATGTAACTCGGCAGTTAAATCCTCTAAAGTCTGTTGCGCTTGCTGCTCTTCCTCACTTAAATCGGCAATCGAATCATTCAGCGCCCGTTGCTTCTTTTCAATGTTCGTCAAGGATTGCTGGAATTGTTTCAGGTCTGCCGCAATTTGGGAGTAAATGGCCTGGTTTTCTTTGATCGTCTGGCAGTCGTCCTGGTACTTTTGGTTAATCAAACTAATCTGCTCTTGGAGCCGTTCGGTGTTTTCCACTTCTCCATGTTCTAATGAATAATTATGGCTCAACCGTTCTAATTCATCCGCGAGAGTTTGATTTTGCTGCAAAGCATGCTGAATAAAGCGACCAATCACATCAAGCTGTTTATCAACGAACAGCCGGGCTTTCATTTCCGTTTCCAACCGATCATAAAGGTCGTTAATCCGCTTTTCAATTTCATTATCTTGTTCTCTTACGAAACTCAAATCAAGGTGTTTAATGTTTTCTAAGTTATCCTGAACGGCTTGCTGCAATTCTTTTAGGGTCACCGAAAAATCATCATCCGCAAAGCAAAATCCTTCTGCCCGTGATTTGGCATACGCTGATTCAATTTCTTGCAGCTGGTTCACAAACTGCTCGTGGTTTAACTGATACAGTTCTGGAATGGACTCCATCTTTTGCTCTAAAGAAGTCGTAGCTTGCTTCAAATCCCCTAGCATGGCTTCTGCATTCTGATGGTCACCACGTTGGGTTAACGCCGAAAAGTCTGCAAAGGTATCTTCAATTGATGAAAGTTGTCCTTCCAGCGCATCAATCGCTGGTCCATACTTGCTATTATCATTTAACAAGGTCTTGCGCAGTTTTCGATAATTAGTTTCTAAATCAACCACGGCTTGTTGGTGGGCCTGTTCCATTTTCTGAATGTTCGTGAGGGTGGCTTGCACCTGATCTAAATCGGTCGCAGCCGCTTCCAGCTTAGCGTGGGCTTGATCAACGTCATCACGTGTCTGTAAGAAATTAACCCCCTTGGCATCCTTTTCAGCAGCCGTTAAACTCTGGGACACATCCGGAAATTGGGTTTGTTGGACGTTCTGATATTTTTTTTGGGCTTCCTGAAACTTAGTTAACGAGTCCCCCGTTAACGTCAGTTGTCCCACCGCTTGTAATTGATCCGTGAGCGATAAATTTTTCAATCGCGTCAATTCAAGGTTCATAGCTTTAGCTTGCTTTAATTGGGTTCGTTGGTACACCACAACGGCAAGATAAATAATAATGATAATAACTATAATCCCAATAATAACGTTTAGCATGATTTTCGACCTTCGCCTAATTTAGATTTATTAACTAACTGTCACTCTCACAGTCTCTTTGGATTATACCATAATCACCGCAAAGAAAGCAGCCTCTCTCCCTAGAAAATCAGCTGCTCCCGTTGACAAGTCTGCATATTCCGGCTAGAATGGAGCTTGTGTAAAATAATGCAGCGGTACACGGTAAGCTCGTCAACATGTCTTTGCTATCTTGAATAGTTTAATTAGTAACCCACCGGCTGCTAAGGTGAAAGTTCTGAGAGACATGCACGAATACTAAGTGTACATTTGGTTATTTTACTCCAAAATTATTTTATTGGAGGATTTATTATGTCTAGATATACTGGACCAAGTTGGCGAATTTCTCGTCGACTCGGCATTTCTTTATCAGGTACTGGTAAAGAGTTACAACGGCGTCCTTATGCACCTGGTGTTCACGGTCAAGGGCGGCGTCAAAAACTTTCTGAATACGGTGTTCAATTACGCGAAAAGCAAAAGATGCGTTACATGTACGGCTTAACTGAACGTCAATTTTACTCCTTGTTCTTAAAGGCTGGTAAGATTCGTGAAGGTAAGCACGGTGATAACTTCGAAATTAAGTTGGAACAACGGCTTGATAACGTGGTTTACCGCTTAGGTTTAGCTACGACGCGGCGCCAAGCTCGTCAATTAGTTAACCACGGTCACATCACGGTCGATGGCAAACGGGTTGACATTCCTTCTTACGAAGTTGAACCTGGTCAAGTAGTTGGCGTTCGGGAAAAGTCTAAGAACCTCGCCATCATCAAAGAAGCAGTTGAAGCAGTGGTTAGCCGCCCTACTTACGTTTCCTTTGATGCTGACAAGTTAGAAGGTTCCTTAACTCGGCTTCCTCAACCTGACGAATTAAATGCTAACATCGACACTTCCTTAGTGGTTGAATTCTACAACCGTTAATCAGTGGTTCAAGAGCACCCTCTACTGGAGGGCGCTCTTTTTTTGTTACCATCAACTTGATGATACAATAAGAAATAAGATTAGAAAGGAGCACTAAGCATGCCAAACGAAAATAACGTCCAAGATCGTCTGGACCAAGCTATGAACGGGGGCACGCCCCAAATCAATCCTGATGAGCAACGCCAATACCTCGGAACATTCCGCGAACGAGTCGCCCTGGTCGTCTCCGTCAGAGAAGTTGGTAACGATGCCGCCATCAAGCAGGTCCGACAATTATTAGAACAACATTCTAACTACAGTGTATTAATAAACGGTAACCTAGATAGTGCGCTCCAAAGCCCTTACCTTAAGTTAGCCGGTGAGTTACACGCCAAGTTTACCCTTAAAAACAACGCTGACTACGGAACCGCTGCTGATCAAGCGGCCGTTGTAATTGCTGCTCCGAACGCCATCAACGTGGAATCAATTGCGTTTCATGCCCCTGCTCCGCAACCAGAGGAACCACAAAAATCTGGCCATCAATCCTTTTGGCAGCGCCTGTTCCATCATTAAATCATTAGACCGAGGCTTTTATGCAAAAACCACTCGCATATCGGATGCGTCCCACTAAAATTGAAGAAGTCGTAGGTCAACCAGACCTCGTTGGCCCCGGCAAAATTATTAATCGGATGGTAAAAGCTCACTTATTATCATCCATGATTCTATATGGTCCTCCAGGAACCGGGAAAACCAGTATTGCGAGTGCCATTGCTGGTTCCTCAAAATACGCTTTCCGCTCTCTAAACGCTGCCACCGATACCAAAAAAGATCTACAAATTGTGGCCGAAGAAGCTAAGATGAGTGGTACCGTGGTGTTATTGTTGGATGAAATTCATCGCCTTGATAAAACCAAACAAGATTTTCTTCTCCCCTTACTAGAAAGCGGACAGATTATTTTAATTGGCGCGACGACTGAGAATCCGTACATCAATATCAACCCAGCCATCCGCTCACGAACTCAAATTTTCCCAGTTCATCCGCTTACTAGCGCAGATATTGAAACGGCCATCGAACGATCCTTACATGATGCAGAACGGGGACTTGGGAATGAGCCGGTCGACCTTGATTCAGCTGCATTGCATTTTCTTAGCCATCGTACCAATGGTGATTTACGTAGTACTCTGAATGCCTTAGAGTTGGCCGTCCGTTCGACTCCCAAAACTAAGGGCAGAATTCACGTCACGCTTAAAGACGTTGAGGCTTGCTTGCAACAGCAGGCTCTAACCCAGGATAAGGACGGTGACGCCCATTATAACGTTCTCTCCGCCCTGCAAAAATCCATTCGGGGTTCTGATGCCAATGCGGCGTTGCACTATGCAGCCCGGCTAATTGAGGCCGGAGATTTAACCTCCCTCATCCGTCGGTTAATGGTAATCGCCTATGAGGACGTTGGCCTCGCCAATCCACCGGCCGCCGAACGAGCGGTCACAGCCGTGCAAGCCGCTGAACGAGTGGGATTACCCGAAGCCCAAATTCCCCTGGCCAACGCTATCATCGAACTTTCGCTTTCTCCTAAGTCCAACTCAGCGATGGCTGCGATGGCCGCTGCGCTAGAAGACGTTCGTTCCGGTAACTACGGAGAAATTCCTCTTTACCTTCGGGATGCTCATTTCAAAGGTGCTAAGGAACTAGGCCACGTCGGCTACCAGTATCCCCACAACTTTAAAAACGGTTGGGTCAACCAACAATATCTACCCGATCAGATTAAGGATGCTCAGTACTACCAACCTAAAACGACTGGCAAAATGGAACGCGCCTACGCTGAACAGTACCAAAAATTACAACAAGCTCAGCATCAGGACCAAACTTCCAAGGAGGATCATCATGATTAATCTCTTAGCATTACTATTTGCCCTACTCCTAGCTGGAAATGGGCTGTACTTTCTCCTTCACCAACAGCGCTCGTTTCTCCTTTTTCACCCGGAGGAGAATCCAAAATTACAACGCATCCTGAAAATTAGTGGGATTTGCTTGCTAATTTTGGCCGGGTTAACCGTGGGAGCCATTTTGCTTAACAACACTCCCCTTCTGGTTATTGCGCTAGTCGGTGGCTGTTTGGGTTGTTTAATTCCCGAACTATTGTTAATTCCCTTTATGAACCGTTAGACCCTACTATTTTTCAGAAAGAGCGTTAAAATAAAGTTGATTAGATGGTTTACAAATCTAAATGAGGTGATTGTTTATGTTACAAGAATATCGCAACATCCTAGTTCCCGTTGATGGTTCTTACGGTGCTGAATTGGCCTTTGAAAAGGCCGTAGCCATTGCCAAACGAAATGAATCTCACTTGCATCTCGTTCATGCCATTGATACGCGGGCTTACCAAGACGTTTCTAGCTTTGATAACAGCATCGTTGATGAAATTACTGATAAAAGTAAAAAACGACTAGAAAAGTACGTACAGACGGCGCACGAAGCTGGTCTAGAAGACATTGACTATTCGATTGAATATGGTGCCCCTAAAACCATTATTGCCAAGGATCTGCCCCACGAATTAAACGTCGATTTAATCATCATGGGAGCCACTGGACTGAATGCCGTGGCGCGCTTGTTAATTGGTTCAGTTACAGAATACGTAACGAGATCCGCAACTTGTGACGTCTTAGTGGTGAAAACCAACCTTAAAAATGAATTAATTCCCGAACGACAATTAGGAAAACAAAGCAATTAATAAAACCCCAAAAAATTCCTGGCAAACCTGCTAGGAATTTTTAGGTTGATATATTTGATAAATTTGCTCTAATTTACTGTTATTTTTTAGATGCACCAGTTGATCAGCTCGTTGCATTAAATGACTGGCAGTCGCTGGTTGTTGCAGGGCTTGAAAACAGGAGGCTTCTAGGTAATACAAATCAGCTAAGCAGTAATACGAATAGTGCTGCTGCAGATAATTTATTAATAACTGACAGGCAACCTGTGTTTCAGCATGTAGTTGTAACACCAATCCTAAGGTGGTCACGGCCATGCCAAAGCGGACTAACGGCAATAATGATTCCACCTTTGTCTGCAACTGCTGCTCTAGCTGTTCCAAAGCCTTGATAAGTGCTTGTTGGGCGCGACGATTGAACTTAAGTTGTTGGTACGTGGCTGCCTCCCCTAAATGGGCCAATCCGTGAATAAAGGGCTGGTTTGTTGTAGTGGTTTGATAATCTAAAGAGTGATCAAAAGCAATCATCGCGGCTTCTAAGTTTTTCTCTAACATGAGTTGCAAAAAAACAGAATAGCAATAATAGCGACTCAATAACACGCGTGAGTCCAAATTTTCAACTTTAATGTGCGCCAGTTGCTGGGCTCCCTGCTTAAATTTAAATTGAAATAATAAACTTTCCAATTCCTGGAGTTGCTGTTCCCCATAGCAATAACGCTGACAGTAGTGTTTTTCTAGCTCCTGGGGATCAATCCTTAACCGCGTTAAGAGCAACGGGACAATCTCCCATTTAGAAAAACTGGTTGCGTTCTCTAAAGTGCTAATGGTCGTTTGGGTACAAATCCCACGGGCTAATTCAGCCTGAGATAAATGAATTTGTTGCCGTTTGGTTCTAACTAGGCGGCTCAATTCCGTTAACAACTGTGGAGATGGGAAGATCAACATTAATGTGCTCCTCTAACAAATTATCTACGAAAAAATAAGTATTATTATCCTATGTTTCTTGGTGCTTGTCAATCCATTAAAAAATGCCTCTGGATTTCTCCAGAGGCATTTTGCATTATTTAGCTTTGTAAACCTTTTTTTGATCCTTAGATTGCAGTGGTTTGAAGTCATGCAAGATGGCAGCTTGTCGCTTAAACTCATCCTTAGCGAGCTCAATCAGGCGATCAATTAATTCTGTATAACTAATACCGGTTGCTTCCCACAGTTGTGGGTATAACGAGATGTTAGTAAAACCTGGTAACGTGTTAATTTCACCAAGGTATGGGGTGAAATCTTTAGAAACCAAGAAGTCAATCCGTGCCATTCCCTTTAATTCAAGGGCTTGGTAAGCACGTAAAGCCATTCGGGTGATTTCTTCACTAACTGGTTGCGGTAGTTCGACTGGAATCGTAAATTGAACCGCGCTAGCATCCACGAATTTGTTGTCGT
This genomic stretch from Fructilactobacillus carniphilus harbors:
- a CDS encoding cysteine desulfurase family protein — encoded protein: MIYFDNSATTKVNPDVLATYNQVSENYWGNPSSLHNFGEKADQLLIQSRRQIASQLGVQPAEIFFTSGGTEGDNWVVKGTALAKRQFGRHLITTQVEHDAVKHSMQRMEELGFEVTYLPVDEEGRIRPDDLRQAIRSDTTLVSVMAVNNEMGAVQPLAEVAEILRDYPKIHFHVDAVQGIGKGLHDLIFNDRVDFVTFSGHKFHAPRGVGFIYGRTGKKLMPLLDGGGQERGQRSGTENLPAIAAMAKAVRLLKQHEQQTVATEQELRLNLRDYLQQFAKVHIFSGTGPHFAPHILCFAIEGVKGETIVHAFEEDDIYLSTTSACSSKKGLTSSTLSAMGVDPEIARGAVRISLSDQNTMAEVEQFKRVFAKLYEQFKTLS
- the ezrA gene encoding septation ring formation regulator EzrA, with product MLNVIIGIIVIIIIIYLAVVVYQRTQLKQAKAMNLELTRLKNLSLTDQLQAVGQLTLTGDSLTKFQEAQKKYQNVQQTQFPDVSQSLTAAEKDAKGVNFLQTRDDVDQAHAKLEAAATDLDQVQATLTNIQKMEQAHQQAVVDLETNYRKLRKTLLNDNSKYGPAIDALEGQLSSIEDTFADFSALTQRGDHQNAEAMLGDLKQATTSLEQKMESIPELYQLNHEQFVNQLQEIESAYAKSRAEGFCFADDDFSVTLKELQQAVQDNLENIKHLDLSFVREQDNEIEKRINDLYDRLETEMKARLFVDKQLDVIGRFIQHALQQNQTLADELERLSHNYSLEHGEVENTERLQEQISLINQKYQDDCQTIKENQAIYSQIAADLKQFQQSLTNIEKKQRALNDSIADLSEEEQQAQQTLEDLTAELHAIHRRVENLNLPGVSADYAEYFEMVSKEVQHLKATMNKAKISMDDVQKQLEQIKHDRDQLQDKTSDLIDQSLLAEQVIQYANRYAATNPAMAAAIHKAQQQFEQDYRYEDSLATIANALDQVEPGAFNRIEDNYYKNKAQNN
- the rpsD gene encoding 30S ribosomal protein S4, which codes for MSRYTGPSWRISRRLGISLSGTGKELQRRPYAPGVHGQGRRQKLSEYGVQLREKQKMRYMYGLTERQFYSLFLKAGKIREGKHGDNFEIKLEQRLDNVVYRLGLATTRRQARQLVNHGHITVDGKRVDIPSYEVEPGQVVGVREKSKNLAIIKEAVEAVVSRPTYVSFDADKLEGSLTRLPQPDELNANIDTSLVVEFYNR
- a CDS encoding YueI family protein gives rise to the protein MPNENNVQDRLDQAMNGGTPQINPDEQRQYLGTFRERVALVVSVREVGNDAAIKQVRQLLEQHSNYSVLINGNLDSALQSPYLKLAGELHAKFTLKNNADYGTAADQAAVVIAAPNAINVESIAFHAPAPQPEEPQKSGHQSFWQRLFHH
- a CDS encoding replication-associated recombination protein A; translation: MQKPLAYRMRPTKIEEVVGQPDLVGPGKIINRMVKAHLLSSMILYGPPGTGKTSIASAIAGSSKYAFRSLNAATDTKKDLQIVAEEAKMSGTVVLLLDEIHRLDKTKQDFLLPLLESGQIILIGATTENPYININPAIRSRTQIFPVHPLTSADIETAIERSLHDAERGLGNEPVDLDSAALHFLSHRTNGDLRSTLNALELAVRSTPKTKGRIHVTLKDVEACLQQQALTQDKDGDAHYNVLSALQKSIRGSDANAALHYAARLIEAGDLTSLIRRLMVIAYEDVGLANPPAAERAVTAVQAAERVGLPEAQIPLANAIIELSLSPKSNSAMAAMAAALEDVRSGNYGEIPLYLRDAHFKGAKELGHVGYQYPHNFKNGWVNQQYLPDQIKDAQYYQPKTTGKMERAYAEQYQKLQQAQHQDQTSKEDHHD
- a CDS encoding universal stress protein; its protein translation is MLQEYRNILVPVDGSYGAELAFEKAVAIAKRNESHLHLVHAIDTRAYQDVSSFDNSIVDEITDKSKKRLEKYVQTAHEAGLEDIDYSIEYGAPKTIIAKDLPHELNVDLIIMGATGLNAVARLLIGSVTEYVTRSATCDVLVVKTNLKNELIPERQLGKQSN
- a CDS encoding helix-turn-helix domain-containing protein, which codes for MLIFPSPQLLTELSRLVRTKRQQIHLSQAELARGICTQTTISTLENATSFSKWEIVPLLLTRLRIDPQELEKHYCQRYCYGEQQLQELESLLFQFKFKQGAQQLAHIKVENLDSRVLLSRYYCYSVFLQLMLEKNLEAAMIAFDHSLDYQTTTTNQPFIHGLAHLGEAATYQQLKFNRRAQQALIKALEQLEQQLQTKVESLLPLVRFGMAVTTLGLVLQLHAETQVACQLLINYLQQHYSYYCLADLYYLEASCFQALQQPATASHLMQRADQLVHLKNNSKLEQIYQIYQPKNS